ttaaaatctaacGTCAAGGGGAAAATttgctatttataaaagtttagggggtaattgactaaaattaaaattcaagagggaaattgactaattataaaaGGTTAAGAGGGTAATctgctaaaattaaagttaagaGAAGAGATTGAcaaatggaactttaacgaaaaaccacaattttaccctaaaaagtcaatcctgatactattcactttaccctttaatctgtccttatcattaaaactcagaattttcaaacccttttagACAAATTCATACAAGGATAAATCGACGACAAATAtacctaaaataaaataaagcacaAAGGCAAATTCGAACAAAAGAAAAGAGTCCCAAAGGCAAAGACGTGAAGCATCAACCATAGAAAAAGGATAAAACCGATAGTAAACAAAGCAAAATTGAAAATGGCGcttctctctccccctcatCCTCTCCCAGCCCAATTTTCTGCTTCCACCGCCTCTCTACTCGTCCGCCGCCGCCCTACCACCGCCTGCCACGTATGCACCCCCAAGGAAGCCGTACACCGGGTCGACCCGTCCGCGCTCACTCTTGCCGAGAGTTTGTCGGAGAACGAGCTATGGGCCGCCGCTTGTCTCCGCGTTCGCTCCTTCTACCAGTTCAAACCCTCCACGTTCGGCCTCCAAGTCTGTCCCTCCAATCACGTAATTAATCCCTAATTTCCGTAATTAATTAGATGTATTGATGGGGTTTTTGGGTCGTTAAGTTGTATTAGGATCACAGAAGGTACTTGGCGGAACGGGAGTTTGAAGCGATGAAGGAACGTGTTGGTGGAAAGAGGAAGGGTTTCAGAAGAGTTTCGTGCATAAATGCTTCAGTCCCTTTGTCACAAATTTCTAGCCTTTCTGTGTCAGATGAATTTTGTGCTGAATGTAAGGTTTGTTTGCTTCAATTCCcatgttttcaaattttaactGTTTCCATTAATCCTTGTTGatagaaatttttaattttttatatttggttTTTGTGTAGTTTAACAAGGATGGAGAAGATCGAGTGGTGGTTGGGACTCTTGATCTTAACCAGTGTGTGAGTCTTCCAGATGAGATTTCAGGAATCAAGCCAGAGGTATTTCACTTAATTATCTTGTTTCAGCCTTAGAAGTCAACCCATTAAAGAGTTAATGGTCCAGTACAGTAACAACTAGCAAGTGCATATTCTTATATGCATATTTTGATTCCCCACCGTTCGAGATGAATGGATGGTCTTGGAATATGTAGTAAAAATCTGAATTAGAAAGAAAACAACTATGGTTAAATTATACATGGTTTCTTTATTCTATACACTGTTGTTTATATACCGAGTAAGATTTTAGCCTACTTTCAGCTTTGTTGGTGTAACGAGATTAGATAATAAACTTGGCATTCAATGACCTTAGTTGAATTGTCTTTCTTTCACATGCTATATCAATAGATTTCTTCGCTTCAGAAGGCTTTACACCATTGGTCTCTACACTTTTGCAAATGTAACGTAGTTTCTGGTGTTTTGACCAAAAGAATGTTACCAGACTGACAGACCTTTAGAATTGCATTTGAACAGGGGATTGGAGCTGATTTTGCAAGGGCATACCTGAGTAATGTATGTGTTGCTAAAGAAATGCATAGAAATGGGCTAGGTTATGCTCTTGTTTCAAAATCAAAGTTAGTTGCGCAAGAATGGGGTAAGAGATTTGACACTATTTATCCCTATGCCACTGCAT
The nucleotide sequence above comes from Malus sylvestris chromosome 16, drMalSylv7.2, whole genome shotgun sequence. Encoded proteins:
- the LOC126607166 gene encoding uncharacterized protein LOC126607166, coding for MALLSPPHPLPAQFSASTASLLVRRRPTTACHVCTPKEAVHRVDPSALTLAESLSENELWAAACLRVRSFYQFKPSTFGLQDHRRYLAEREFEAMKERVGGKRKGFRRVSCINASVPLSQISSLSVSDEFCAECKFNKDGEDRVVVGTLDLNQCVSLPDEISGIKPEGIGADFARAYLSNVCVAKEMHRNGLGYALVSKSKLVAQEWGISDLYVHVAVDNEPAKRLYMKSGFVYENDEPAWQARFLDRPRRILLWFGIPGVQL